The following proteins are encoded in a genomic region of Labeo rohita strain BAU-BD-2019 chromosome 5, IGBB_LRoh.1.0, whole genome shotgun sequence:
- the gpsm1a gene encoding G-protein-signaling modulator 1 translates to MENRRCQHPQQPNAQAQEASSGPQSSMPQSPLLSGASSLISLTQTEEFFDLIASSQGRRLDDQRASIGDRLGIRIAQNNVGHLCEACSPPEPSDEFFNMLIKYQSSRINDQRCSLPPAPDPDEDFFSLIQRVQSKRMDEQRVSFPSDEKDETDLNYKSETSEGSS, encoded by the exons ATGGAGAACCGGCGCTGCCAGCACCCTCAACAGCCCAACGCCCAGGCCCAAGAGGCCTCGTCTGGGCCCCAGTCCTCCATGCCCCAGTCCCCTTTACTGTCTGGAGCCTCCTCCCTCATCTCCCTTACCCAGACAGAGGAGTTCTTTGACCTGATAGCCAGTTCGCAGGGCCGCAGACTGGACGACCAGAGAGCCAGTATAGGGGACCGGCTGGGCATCAGGATAGCACAGAACAATGTGGGACACTTGTGCGAGGCATGTAGTCCACCGGAACCTAGTgatgagtttttcaacatgctCATAAAGTATCAG TCCTCCAGAATCAACGATCAGAGGTGCTCTTTGCCACCAGCACCAGACCCAGATGAGGACTTCTTCAGCCTAATTCAGAGAGTGCAATCCAAACGCATGGATGAACAACGGGTTTCTTTTCCTTCTGATGAAAAGGATGAAACAGACTTAAATTATAAGTCCGAAACCTCTGAGGGCTCGAGCTAG